A region of Mesoplodon densirostris isolate mMesDen1 chromosome 11, mMesDen1 primary haplotype, whole genome shotgun sequence DNA encodes the following proteins:
- the GRAP2 gene encoding GRB2-related adapter protein 2 isoform X1 yields the protein MEAIAKFDFMASGEDELSFHAGDVLKILSNQEEWFKAELRSQEGYVPKNFIDIKFPEWFHEGLSRHQAESLLMGKEVGCFIIRASQSSPGDFSISVRHEGDVQHFKVMKDNKGNYFLWTEKFPSLNKLVDYYRTTSISKQKQIFLRERTREEQGQQGNSLDRRSQGGLPLSGTVGEEIRPSMNRKLSDHPPPPPSQYPPAPLPPQQRYLQQQHFHQERRGGSLDINDGHCGMGNSSEMNAALMHRRHTDPVQLQAAGRVRWARALYDFEALEDDELGFHCGEVVEVLDSSNPSWWTGRLHNKLGLFPANYVAPMIR from the exons ATCTTAAGTAACCAAGAGGAGTGGTTCAAGGCGGAGCTTAGGAGCCAAGAAGGATATGTGCCCAAGAATTTTATAGACATCAAGTTTCCCGA ATGGTTTCACGAAGGCCTCTCACGACACCAGGCAGAGAGCTTGCTGATGGGCAAGGAGGTTGGTTGCTTCATCATCCGGGCCAGCCAGAGCTCCCCGGGGGACTTCTCCATATCCGTCAG GCATGAGGGTGACGTTCAGCATTTCAAAGTCATGAAAGACAACAAGGGTAATTACTTCCTGTGGACAGAGAAGTTTCCATCCCTCAACAAGCTGGTGGACTACTACAGGACGACCTCCATCTCCAAACAGAAGCAGATCTTTCTGAGGGAGAGGACCCGGGAGGAACAG GGTCAGCAGGGCAACAGCCTGGACCGGAGGTCCCAGGGAGGCCTACCCCTGAGTGGGACCGTGGGAGAAGAAATCCGGCCTTCGATGAACCGGAAGCTGTCGGAtcaccccccgccccctccctcgcAGTATCCCCCCGCACCACTGCCACCACAGCAGCGGtacctgcagcagcagcattttcATCAG GAACGCCGTGGAGGCAGCCTGGACATAAACGACGGGCACTGTGGCATGGGCAACAGCAGCGAAATGAATGCAGCCCTCATGCACCGGAGACACACAGACCCCGTGCAACTCCAAGCAGCCGGG CGAGTGCGGTGGGCCCGGGCGCTGTACGACTTTGAGGCTCTTGAAGATGATGAGCTGGGATTCCACTGTGGAGAGGTGGTTGAGGTCCTGGACAGCTCCAACCCATCCTGGTGGACTGGCCGCCTGCACAACAAGCTGGGCCTCTTCCCTGCCAACTACGTGGCACCCATGATCCGGTGA
- the GRAP2 gene encoding GRB2-related adapter protein 2 isoform X2, giving the protein MVSRRPLTTPGRELADGQGGWLLHHPGQPELPGGLLHIRQGQQGNSLDRRSQGGLPLSGTVGEEIRPSMNRKLSDHPPPPPSQYPPAPLPPQQRYLQQQHFHQERRGGSLDINDGHCGMGNSSEMNAALMHRRHTDPVQLQAAGRVRWARALYDFEALEDDELGFHCGEVVEVLDSSNPSWWTGRLHNKLGLFPANYVAPMIR; this is encoded by the exons ATGGTTTCACGAAGGCCTCTCACGACACCAGGCAGAGAGCTTGCTGATGGGCAAGGAGGTTGGTTGCTTCATCATCCGGGCCAGCCAGAGCTCCCCGGGGGACTTCTCCATATCCGTCAG GGTCAGCAGGGCAACAGCCTGGACCGGAGGTCCCAGGGAGGCCTACCCCTGAGTGGGACCGTGGGAGAAGAAATCCGGCCTTCGATGAACCGGAAGCTGTCGGAtcaccccccgccccctccctcgcAGTATCCCCCCGCACCACTGCCACCACAGCAGCGGtacctgcagcagcagcattttcATCAG GAACGCCGTGGAGGCAGCCTGGACATAAACGACGGGCACTGTGGCATGGGCAACAGCAGCGAAATGAATGCAGCCCTCATGCACCGGAGACACACAGACCCCGTGCAACTCCAAGCAGCCGGG CGAGTGCGGTGGGCCCGGGCGCTGTACGACTTTGAGGCTCTTGAAGATGATGAGCTGGGATTCCACTGTGGAGAGGTGGTTGAGGTCCTGGACAGCTCCAACCCATCCTGGTGGACTGGCCGCCTGCACAACAAGCTGGGCCTCTTCCCTGCCAACTACGTGGCACCCATGATCCGGTGA